The Xanthomonas fragariae genome has a segment encoding these proteins:
- a CDS encoding helix-hairpin-helix domain-containing protein encodes MNPVKVDRKHLLHLTDLPNVGPACEKDLQRIGIRVAAQLRGRDAYDMYAQLCLRTGVLHDPCVIDVFLSIVRFMEGEAPQPWWAFSKERKALLASEAPLSLG; translated from the coding sequence ATGAATCCAGTCAAGGTCGATCGCAAGCACCTGCTGCATCTGACCGACTTGCCGAACGTCGGGCCGGCCTGCGAAAAGGATCTGCAGCGGATCGGCATCCGCGTCGCCGCGCAATTGCGCGGTCGCGATGCCTACGACATGTACGCACAGTTGTGCCTGCGCACCGGCGTGCTGCACGATCCCTGCGTGATCGACGTTTTCCTGTCGATCGTGCGGTTCATGGAAGGCGAGGCACCGCAGCCATGGTGGGCGTTCAGCAAGGAGCGCAAGGCACTGCTCGCCAGCGAAGCACCGCTCAGCCTGGGGTGA
- a CDS encoding AmpG family muropeptide MFS transporter codes for MTKPAALYKSWRGIQHAFATPSAATMALLGFGSGLPFLLIASQTLSTRLRDVGLDLGSIGLISLASFFYLLKFLWAPLIDRYAFPLTAFLGRRRSWLLVAQIGVTIGLFALAFSRPDLSVTGLIGWVLFASFWGATQDSVVDAYRIEIAPDAAQAALAATYTLGYRIGLILGGAGALYMAEYLGWTWAYVGMAALMLLPIVTTLLCREPDRTEATVMRRVDVVGAFWQPISSFFSSNGLALGIVLLLFVGLYKFPDQVIGVMAGPFYLDSGFTKADIATVSKLFGVWMGIVGAFAGGAAVAAFGLRRMLLVAALGVALSNLAFLLMAYNPGKLWAFYAALSADNLFQGFAATVLVAFMSSLTDRNFTATQYALLVSLANLPGKFAGGVSGFLVEATSYSTFFILSALTVVPTLLLLAWLWPRLLAHDRRPD; via the coding sequence ATGACCAAACCCGCTGCTCTCTACAAAAGCTGGCGCGGCATCCAGCACGCCTTCGCCACGCCATCGGCGGCGACCATGGCGCTGCTCGGCTTCGGGAGCGGCTTGCCGTTCCTGCTGATCGCTTCGCAAACCTTGTCGACCCGGTTGCGCGATGTCGGCCTTGACCTGGGCAGCATTGGTCTGATCAGTCTGGCGAGCTTCTTCTACCTGCTCAAGTTCCTGTGGGCGCCGCTGATCGACCGCTATGCGTTTCCGCTCACCGCGTTTCTCGGGCGCCGTCGCTCCTGGCTGCTGGTCGCGCAGATCGGCGTCACCATCGGCCTGTTTGCGCTGGCGTTCTCGCGTCCGGACCTGAGCGTGACCGGCCTGATTGGCTGGGTCCTGTTTGCCTCGTTCTGGGGTGCCACCCAGGACTCGGTCGTGGATGCCTATCGCATCGAAATCGCTCCCGACGCAGCGCAGGCCGCGCTGGCGGCGACCTACACGCTGGGCTATCGCATCGGCTTGATCCTGGGCGGCGCAGGCGCGCTGTACATGGCCGAATACCTGGGCTGGACATGGGCCTATGTGGGCATGGCGGCACTGATGCTGCTGCCGATCGTCACCACCTTGCTGTGCCGCGAACCCGACCGGACCGAGGCGACGGTGATGCGCCGTGTCGATGTCGTCGGTGCGTTCTGGCAGCCGATTTCCAGCTTCTTTTCCAGCAATGGCCTGGCGCTGGGCATCGTGCTGCTGCTGTTCGTGGGCTTGTACAAGTTCCCCGACCAGGTGATCGGCGTCATGGCTGGCCCGTTCTATCTGGATTCGGGCTTCACCAAAGCCGACATCGCCACCGTCTCCAAACTGTTCGGCGTCTGGATGGGGATCGTCGGTGCCTTCGCCGGCGGTGCAGCGGTGGCGGCGTTCGGGCTCCGTCGCATGCTGCTGGTCGCCGCATTGGGCGTGGCGCTGTCCAACCTCGCCTTCCTGCTGATGGCATACAACCCCGGCAAATTGTGGGCGTTTTATGCCGCGCTCAGCGCAGACAACTTGTTTCAGGGCTTTGCCGCCACCGTGCTGGTGGCCTTCATGTCCTCGCTGACCGACCGCAACTTCACCGCGACCCAATACGCCTTGTTGGTCTCGCTGGCCAATCTGCCGGGCAAGTTCGCTGGCGGCGTTTCTGGTTTTTTGGTCGAAGCGACGTCCTACAGCACCTTCTTCATCCTCAGCGCCCTGACCGTGGTCCCGACGCTGCTGCTGCTGGCCTGGCTGTGGCCACGCCTGTTGGCGCACGACAGGCGGCCGGATTGA
- a CDS encoding ParB/RepB/Spo0J family partition protein, with amino-acid sequence MSKPIPAKKRGLGRGLEALLGPKGAAAAAAPSAASEDALQPGDSLRQLPVAQLQPGRYQPRREMDEVKLAELAESIKAQGVIQPIVARELAPGQFEIVAGERRWRASQLAGLTEVPVVVRELDDRTVIAMALIENIQREDLNPLEEAQALQRLIDEFSLTHAEAAGAVGRSRASVSNLLRLLELPVAIRVLLETRRLEMGHARALLTLAPELASKLAQEAADQGWSVREVEHRAQQFAAGKVPGSLRKLKPAAVAPQADIVSLETELSESLGTKVVFNHGRGGKGKLVIHYTDLDTLDGVLERLRMQRS; translated from the coding sequence ATGAGCAAGCCGATCCCCGCAAAGAAGCGCGGTCTGGGCCGTGGCCTGGAAGCGCTGTTGGGACCGAAGGGCGCAGCCGCTGCAGCGGCACCGAGCGCCGCCAGCGAAGATGCATTGCAGCCGGGCGACAGCTTACGCCAGTTGCCGGTGGCCCAGCTGCAGCCGGGCAGGTACCAGCCGCGTCGAGAGATGGACGAGGTCAAGCTGGCCGAGCTTGCCGAATCGATCAAGGCGCAGGGTGTGATCCAGCCGATCGTGGCGCGCGAGCTGGCGCCGGGGCAGTTCGAGATCGTGGCAGGCGAACGCCGCTGGCGCGCCTCGCAGCTGGCCGGTCTGACCGAAGTGCCGGTAGTGGTGCGCGAGCTGGACGACCGCACCGTCATCGCGATGGCGCTGATCGAGAACATCCAGCGCGAAGACCTCAATCCGCTGGAAGAAGCGCAGGCGCTGCAACGCTTGATCGACGAATTTTCGCTGACCCACGCCGAAGCCGCTGGCGCGGTGGGCCGTTCACGTGCGTCGGTGTCCAACCTGCTGCGGCTGCTGGAATTGCCGGTGGCGATCCGGGTACTGCTGGAAACCCGCCGTCTGGAAATGGGCCATGCGCGTGCGCTGCTCACCCTGGCGCCGGAACTGGCCAGCAAGCTGGCGCAGGAAGCGGCCGATCAAGGCTGGTCGGTGCGCGAGGTGGAACACCGCGCGCAGCAGTTCGCCGCCGGCAAGGTGCCCGGCTCGCTGCGCAAACTCAAGCCGGCAGCCGTCGCGCCGCAGGCCGATATCGTGTCGCTGGAAACCGAGCTATCCGAGTCGCTGGGCACCAAGGTGGTGTTCAATCACGGCCGCGGCGGCAAGGGCAAACTGGTGATCCACTATACCGACCTGGACACGCTGGACGGCGTGCTTGAACGTCTACGCATGCAGCGCAGTTGA
- a CDS encoding M23 family metallopeptidase has translation MQNSEQGRARKRRFQERLHVLHDTALHRKLRAHLSAAFNDSWTRRHWIHASLFATIGALVATIVPGFSNAIDTPLSSHSTLALPLPPLLPSRKQLAPGTDWERVQVKPGQTLSTLFSELGIPTAVMYQVLAHPGTKEALTKLRPGTEIAFDMPTPGQLRALRFDRDDSHRVELRLLGDSVRENVTERATTMRTVVASGEISSSLYASAGKSGLSPAAVAIMTDEIFKYDIDFDKDLQPGDRFSVVMDESWREGERIGTDEILAATFTTGGKTYTGFRFKREGKPAEYFDINGRPLKKSFIRMPVAYSRISSTFGARKHPVLGTMRMHKGVDYAAASGTPIMAAGDARVVFVGTQHGYGNVVILDHGRNFSTLYGHMSRFGKIKAGQRINQGTVIGYVGMTGLATGPHLHYEFRLAGQQRNPMSVTMPPPEPLQGAELAAFRAQTAPALARIESIEKLIYADAAKPGKSKPRG, from the coding sequence ATGCAGAACTCAGAGCAGGGCCGTGCGCGTAAGCGGCGCTTTCAAGAACGTCTCCACGTCCTCCACGACACTGCACTGCATCGCAAGCTCAGGGCACACCTGTCGGCAGCATTCAACGACAGCTGGACACGCCGCCATTGGATCCATGCCAGTCTGTTCGCGACCATCGGCGCGCTGGTCGCGACGATCGTGCCGGGCTTTTCCAACGCAATCGATACGCCGCTCTCCAGCCATTCCACGCTGGCATTGCCGCTGCCGCCCTTGTTACCTAGCCGCAAGCAGCTCGCGCCTGGCACCGATTGGGAAAGGGTGCAGGTCAAGCCCGGTCAGACGCTGAGCACCTTGTTTAGCGAGTTGGGGATTCCGACCGCGGTGATGTATCAGGTGCTTGCGCATCCGGGCACCAAGGAGGCGCTGACCAAGTTGCGTCCAGGCACCGAGATCGCCTTCGATATGCCAACGCCAGGGCAGCTGCGCGCACTGCGCTTCGATCGCGACGACAGCCATCGTGTGGAGCTGCGCCTGTTGGGCGACAGCGTGCGCGAGAACGTCACCGAGCGCGCGACGACCATGCGTACGGTGGTGGCAAGCGGGGAAATCAGCAGTTCGTTGTATGCATCGGCCGGCAAGTCCGGCCTGTCACCGGCGGCGGTGGCGATCATGACCGACGAGATTTTCAAGTACGACATCGACTTCGATAAGGACCTGCAGCCGGGCGACCGTTTCAGCGTGGTGATGGATGAGAGCTGGCGCGAGGGCGAGCGGATCGGCACCGACGAGATCCTGGCGGCGACCTTCACCACTGGTGGCAAGACCTATACCGGCTTCCGCTTTAAGCGCGAGGGCAAGCCGGCCGAGTATTTCGACATCAATGGCCGGCCGCTGAAGAAAAGCTTCATCCGTATGCCGGTGGCCTACAGCCGTATCAGCTCCACCTTCGGTGCGCGTAAGCATCCGGTGCTGGGCACCATGCGCATGCACAAGGGTGTGGATTACGCGGCCGCCTCGGGCACGCCGATCATGGCTGCTGGCGATGCGCGCGTGGTGTTTGTGGGCACCCAGCATGGCTACGGCAACGTGGTGATCCTGGACCACGGCAGGAACTTCAGCACGCTGTACGGGCACATGTCGCGCTTCGGCAAGATCAAGGCCGGCCAGCGGATCAATCAGGGCACGGTAATCGGTTATGTAGGCATGACCGGTCTGGCGACCGGCCCGCATCTGCATTACGAATTCCGCCTCGCCGGCCAACAGCGCAACCCGATGTCGGTGACCATGCCGCCGCCGGAGCCGCTGCAAGGCGCCGAGCTGGCGGCGTTCCGCGCGCAGACTGCGCCTGCATTGGCACGTATCGAAAGCATCGAGAAGCTGATCTATGCCGATGCCGCCAAGCCTGGCAAGAGCAAGCCGCGCGGTTGA
- the pyrE gene encoding orotate phosphoribosyltransferase, which translates to MTDHRTRFLQLALGADALRFGEFTLKSGRVSPYFFNAGRFDSGAKTAQLAQCYADAIDAAGVEFDLLFGPAYKGIPLATALACAYAGRARDLPLAFNRKEAKNHGEGGSLIGAPLAGRKVLIVDDVITAGTAIREALGTIRGAGGIPSGIVVALDRQEIASEQDLRSAAQAVAAEAGIPVIAVANLADLLAFAAGNADLVGFREPLLAYRGRYGTDTTD; encoded by the coding sequence ATGACCGACCACCGCACCCGTTTCCTGCAGCTGGCCCTGGGCGCCGATGCCCTGCGCTTTGGCGAATTCACGCTCAAGTCCGGGCGCGTCAGTCCGTACTTTTTCAATGCTGGGCGTTTCGATTCGGGCGCCAAGACCGCGCAGCTGGCGCAGTGCTATGCCGATGCGATCGATGCGGCCGGGGTGGAGTTCGATCTGCTGTTCGGGCCGGCCTACAAAGGCATTCCGTTGGCCACTGCACTGGCCTGCGCCTATGCCGGGCGCGCTCGCGACCTGCCGCTGGCCTTCAATCGCAAGGAGGCCAAGAACCATGGCGAAGGCGGCAGCCTGATCGGCGCACCGCTGGCCGGCCGCAAGGTATTGATCGTCGATGACGTGATTACCGCCGGCACCGCGATCCGCGAGGCGCTGGGCACCATCCGCGGCGCGGGCGGGATTCCGTCCGGGATCGTCGTGGCGCTGGACCGGCAAGAGATCGCCTCCGAACAGGATCTGCGCTCGGCGGCGCAGGCAGTGGCGGCCGAGGCCGGCATCCCGGTGATCGCAGTGGCCAACCTGGCCGACTTGCTTGCTTTTGCTGCAGGAAACGCTGATCTTGTGGGCTTCCGGGAGCCGCTGCTGGCCTATCGTGGCCGCTACGGTACCGACACCACAGACTGA
- a CDS encoding anhydro-N-acetylmuramic acid kinase, protein MCALKHVEFPLYLGLMSGTSADGIDAALVRFADGTHRRCELVAGITVAWEPQLRERLVALGQGAEAIAIDALGQLDAQVGLAFAAAANQLIGESGVDRQRIRAIGSHGQTIRHRPKANPSFTWQIGDASRIAEHTGITTAADFRRRDVAAGGQGAPLMPAFHLAMLGAGDEDRAVLNLGGIGNLTLIPRDGAVRGFDTGPANALLDSWCQQHHGTSFDAEGAFAASGRVDAALLQALLADPWFALPPPKSTGREQFHLAWALQAMQTTGSATPHAADVQATLLELTATTVADALLRLQPDTRRIMVCGGGVRNPVLMARLAARLPGVVVESSARHGLDPDYLEAMGFAWLAAELLAGRAANLPSVTGAMGSRLLGAIYPA, encoded by the coding sequence ATGTGTGCTCTGAAACACGTGGAATTCCCGCTCTATCTGGGCCTGATGTCGGGCACCAGCGCCGACGGCATCGATGCCGCGCTGGTGCGCTTTGCCGACGGCACACACCGCCGCTGCGAACTCGTCGCAGGCATCACGGTGGCCTGGGAGCCGCAACTGCGGGAAAGGTTGGTGGCGCTGGGCCAAGGAGCTGAGGCGATCGCCATCGATGCGCTCGGCCAGCTGGACGCGCAGGTGGGACTGGCGTTTGCCGCTGCTGCCAATCAGCTGATCGGCGAAAGCGGCGTGGACCGGCAGCGCATTCGCGCAATCGGCTCGCATGGGCAGACCATCCGCCACCGACCGAAAGCGAATCCGTCTTTCACCTGGCAGATTGGCGATGCCAGCCGGATTGCCGAGCACACCGGGATCACCACGGCGGCCGATTTCCGCCGCCGCGATGTCGCGGCCGGTGGGCAAGGCGCGCCGCTGATGCCGGCCTTCCATCTGGCGATGCTGGGCGCGGGCGACGAAGACCGTGCCGTGCTCAATCTGGGGGGCATCGGCAATCTGACGTTGATCCCGCGCGATGGCGCGGTGCGGGGCTTCGATACCGGGCCGGCCAATGCGTTGCTGGATAGCTGGTGCCAGCAACACCATGGCACCTCGTTCGATGCCGAGGGTGCATTTGCCGCCAGTGGGCGAGTCGATGCGGCATTGCTGCAGGCGCTGTTGGCCGACCCATGGTTTGCATTGCCGCCGCCCAAGAGCACCGGGCGCGAACAGTTTCATCTGGCCTGGGCGCTGCAGGCAATGCAGACGACAGGCAGCGCGACCCCACATGCGGCCGATGTGCAGGCGACCTTGCTGGAACTCACCGCGACCACCGTGGCCGATGCGTTGCTGCGGCTGCAACCCGACACCCGCCGAATAATGGTGTGCGGCGGCGGAGTGCGCAATCCTGTGTTGATGGCACGATTAGCGGCACGGCTGCCAGGCGTGGTGGTTGAATCCAGCGCGCGACATGGGCTGGATCCGGACTACCTGGAAGCGATGGGCTTTGCATGGCTGGCGGCGGAGTTGCTGGCGGGACGCGCGGCCAATCTGCCGTCGGTGACCGGAGCGATGGGGTCGCGGTTGCTGGGGGCGATCTATCCGGCGTGA
- a CDS encoding SDR family NAD(P)-dependent oxidoreductase: MTILVTGAAGFIGAYTCRALAARGESVVGLDNYNSYYDPQLKRDRVAALCPNIDIRTLDLTDRDGLAALFGEVQPTRVVHLAAQAGVRYSLENPSAYVDSNLVGFVNMLELCRHRGVQHLVYASSSSVYGDSATPPFSEDQRVDQPRSLYAATKAANELMGHTYAQLYSLCATGLRFFTVYGPWGRPDMAPLIFSRAVLAGRPIEVFNHGRMQRDFTFVDDIVAGVLGALDTPSSEPVPHRMFNLGNHTPVELEHFIDVIAQAAGRPAEKVYLPMQPGDMIRTMADTQRAQAAFGFDPATPVERGLPQVVAWCRNYFGNRA; the protein is encoded by the coding sequence ATGACCATTCTCGTCACCGGCGCCGCCGGTTTCATTGGTGCCTACACCTGCCGCGCGCTGGCTGCACGTGGCGAATCGGTGGTGGGTCTGGACAACTACAACAGCTACTACGACCCGCAGCTCAAACGCGACCGCGTCGCGGCGTTGTGTCCGAACATCGATATCCGCACACTGGACCTGACCGATCGCGACGGCCTGGCCGCGTTGTTCGGCGAGGTCCAGCCCACCCGCGTGGTGCATCTGGCCGCACAGGCCGGAGTACGGTATTCGCTGGAAAATCCGTCCGCCTATGTCGACAGCAACCTGGTCGGCTTCGTCAACATGCTCGAGCTATGCCGGCATCGCGGCGTGCAGCATCTGGTGTATGCGTCGAGCAGTTCGGTCTATGGCGATTCGGCCACCCCACCTTTTTCCGAAGACCAGCGCGTGGATCAGCCGCGCTCGCTGTATGCGGCGACCAAGGCCGCCAACGAGCTGATGGGCCATACCTACGCGCAGTTATACAGCCTGTGCGCCACCGGGCTGCGCTTCTTCACCGTGTATGGCCCATGGGGCCGGCCGGACATGGCGCCGCTGATCTTCAGCCGCGCGGTGCTGGCGGGGCGCCCGATCGAGGTGTTCAACCACGGCAGGATGCAGCGCGATTTCACCTTCGTCGACGACATCGTGGCCGGTGTGCTCGGTGCGCTGGACACGCCCAGCAGCGAGCCGGTGCCGCACCGCATGTTCAACCTGGGCAACCACACCCCGGTGGAGTTGGAACATTTCATCGACGTGATCGCGCAGGCCGCAGGCCGCCCTGCCGAGAAGGTCTACCTGCCGATGCAGCCGGGCGACATGATCCGCACCATGGCCGACACCCAGCGCGCGCAGGCAGCATTCGGTTTCGACCCGGCCACCCCAGTCGAGCGCGGGTTGCCGCAGGTGGTGGCGTGGTGTCGGAACTATTTCGGCAATCGCGCTTAA
- a CDS encoding ParA family protein, which translates to MARIIAIANQKGGVGKTTTAVNLAAGLARASKRVLLVDLDSQGNATMGSGIDKRDVAASTCDLLLGENTAAQIRVTAPEGFDLLPGNIDLTAAEIQLMDQAEREQRLKRALAPIRDEYDFILIDCPPALSLLTLNALTAADSIIVPMQCEYYALEGLTALLETIEALRADLNPALEIEGVLRTMFDIRNNLANAVSAELTKHFGDKVFRTIVPRNVRLAEAPSHGQSIVGYDRTSRGGVAYLGLAGEIVRRHNDRNKAVRPVETV; encoded by the coding sequence ATGGCCCGGATCATCGCCATTGCCAACCAGAAAGGCGGCGTCGGCAAGACCACGACCGCAGTCAATCTGGCGGCCGGCCTGGCGCGCGCGTCCAAGCGTGTGTTGCTGGTGGATCTGGACTCGCAGGGCAACGCCACCATGGGCAGCGGCATCGACAAACGCGACGTTGCCGCCTCCACCTGCGATCTGCTGTTAGGCGAAAACACCGCTGCACAGATCCGGGTGACCGCGCCGGAAGGCTTCGACCTGCTACCGGGCAACATCGACCTGACTGCCGCCGAGATCCAGCTGATGGACCAGGCCGAGCGCGAACAGCGGCTCAAGCGCGCACTGGCGCCGATCCGCGACGAATACGACTTCATCCTGATCGACTGCCCGCCGGCGTTGTCGCTGCTGACGCTCAATGCATTGACCGCTGCCGATTCGATCATCGTGCCGATGCAGTGCGAGTACTACGCACTGGAAGGACTGACCGCACTGCTGGAAACGATCGAGGCGTTGCGCGCCGACCTCAATCCGGCGCTGGAAATCGAAGGCGTGCTGCGCACGATGTTCGACATCCGCAACAACCTGGCCAATGCGGTATCGGCGGAGCTGACCAAGCATTTCGGCGACAAAGTTTTCCGAACCATCGTGCCGCGCAATGTGCGTCTGGCCGAGGCGCCCAGCCATGGCCAGAGCATCGTCGGTTACGACCGCACCTCGCGTGGTGGCGTAGCGTACCTGGGGCTGGCCGGCGAGATCGTGCGCCGCCACAACGACCGCAACAAGGCCGTCCGGCCCGTGGAGACCGTCTGA
- the tyrS gene encoding tyrosine--tRNA ligase, which translates to MATIEESLVLIGRGVDEILKLDQLQARLKSGVPLRVKAGFDPTAPDLHLGHTVLLNKMRHFQQLGHQVIFLIGDFTGMIGDPSGKNVTRKPLSREELLANARTYEEQVFKILDRERTEVRFNSEWFGQMSAADMIKLSAQHTVARMLERDDFAKRFSGHQPIAIHEFLYPLVQGYDSVALKADVELGGTDQKFNLLVGRSLQEHYGQAPQIVLTMPLLEGLDGVAKMSKSLGNYIGINEPAIDIVTKTMKIGDELTWRWIDLLSFDIDVAEAARLKEQVVSGELHPREVKLRLARELTARFHDAAAAEQAIAGWHAVVTGQGDTSLLPLQEVAVPAEGLRIASLLTAAGLTPSNSEATRKLKERAVKIDGEVVEDPSRQFGQGFEGVIQVGKRNFARVVLVTG; encoded by the coding sequence TTGGCCACTATCGAAGAATCCCTTGTGCTCATTGGCCGCGGTGTCGACGAGATCCTCAAGCTCGATCAGCTCCAAGCGCGGCTCAAATCAGGTGTCCCGCTACGGGTAAAGGCCGGCTTCGATCCCACCGCACCGGATCTGCATTTGGGCCACACCGTGCTGCTCAACAAGATGCGGCATTTTCAGCAGCTCGGCCATCAGGTGATCTTCCTGATCGGCGACTTCACCGGCATGATCGGTGACCCTAGCGGCAAGAACGTCACCCGCAAGCCGCTCAGTCGCGAAGAGTTGCTGGCCAACGCGCGTACCTATGAGGAGCAGGTCTTTAAAATCCTCGACCGCGAGCGTACCGAGGTGCGCTTCAACTCCGAATGGTTCGGCCAGATGAGTGCCGCAGACATGATCAAGTTGTCGGCGCAGCACACGGTCGCGCGCATGCTCGAGCGCGACGACTTCGCCAAGCGCTTCAGCGGCCACCAGCCGATCGCCATCCACGAGTTCCTGTATCCGCTGGTGCAGGGCTACGACTCGGTCGCCTTGAAGGCAGACGTCGAACTGGGCGGCACCGATCAGAAGTTCAACCTTCTGGTGGGTCGCAGCTTGCAGGAACATTATGGACAGGCGCCGCAGATCGTGCTGACCATGCCGTTATTGGAAGGTCTGGATGGCGTTGCCAAGATGTCCAAGTCGCTGGGCAACTACATCGGTATCAATGAGCCCGCCATCGACATTGTCACCAAGACGATGAAGATCGGTGACGAGTTGACCTGGCGCTGGATCGATCTGCTGTCCTTCGACATTGACGTTGCCGAGGCCGCGCGCCTGAAAGAACAGGTCGTTTCGGGTGAGCTGCACCCGCGCGAGGTCAAATTGCGTCTGGCTCGCGAACTGACCGCACGTTTTCACGATGCCGCAGCGGCCGAGCAGGCTATTGCCGGCTGGCACGCCGTGGTGACGGGGCAGGGCGACACCAGCCTGTTGCCACTGCAGGAAGTGGCCGTGCCGGCTGAAGGGCTGCGGATCGCAAGCCTGCTCACTGCCGCCGGCCTGACGCCCAGCAATTCCGAAGCCACGCGCAAACTCAAGGAGCGGGCAGTCAAGATCGACGGCGAAGTGGTCGAGGATCCTTCGCGCCAGTTTGGCCAAGGCTTTGAGGGTGTCATCCAGGTTGGCAAGCGCAATTTCGCGCGGGTCGTGCTTGTCACCGGTTGA
- a CDS encoding exodeoxyribonuclease III — MRIISFNANGLRSAAGKGFFEWFAAQDADVLCVQETKAQEHQLAGPKFLPTGYKAWFRDASTKKGYSGVAIYSRHEPDEVRTALGWPEFDEEGRYIEARFGNLSVVSFYIPSGSSGELRQDYKFQVMKWLRPILDEWLASGRQYVLCGDWNIVRTALDIKNWKSNQKNSGCLPPERDWLNGLCADALDDANAANGRGWVDSYRVLHPQGEDYTWWSNRGAARANNVGWRIDYQLVTPGLRDTLKACSIYREQRFSDHAPYIVDYAQ; from the coding sequence ATGCGCATCATCAGTTTCAACGCCAACGGCCTGCGCTCGGCCGCCGGCAAGGGTTTCTTCGAGTGGTTCGCCGCTCAGGACGCCGATGTGCTGTGCGTCCAGGAGACCAAGGCCCAGGAGCATCAACTGGCCGGGCCGAAATTCCTGCCCACCGGCTACAAGGCCTGGTTCCGCGACGCCAGCACCAAGAAGGGCTACAGCGGCGTGGCGATCTATAGCAGGCACGAGCCCGATGAGGTGCGCACCGCGCTGGGCTGGCCCGAGTTCGACGAAGAGGGCCGCTACATCGAAGCGCGCTTCGGCAACCTCAGCGTGGTGTCTTTTTATATTCCGTCCGGCTCGTCGGGCGAGTTGCGCCAGGACTACAAGTTCCAGGTGATGAAATGGCTGCGGCCGATCCTGGACGAGTGGCTGGCCAGCGGCCGGCAGTACGTGCTGTGCGGCGACTGGAACATCGTGCGCACCGCGCTGGACATCAAAAACTGGAAATCCAATCAGAAGAACTCCGGCTGCCTGCCGCCCGAGCGCGACTGGCTCAACGGCCTGTGCGCCGACGCGCTGGACGACGCAAATGCCGCCAACGGCCGCGGCTGGGTCGACAGCTACCGCGTGCTGCACCCGCAGGGCGAGGACTACACCTGGTGGAGCAACCGCGGCGCCGCGCGCGCCAACAACGTCGGTTGGCGCATCGACTACCAACTGGTCACCCCCGGCCTGCGCGACACTTTGAAAGCCTGTTCGATCTACCGCGAACAGCGCTTCTCCGACCACGCGCCCTACATCGTGGATTACGCGCAGTGA
- a CDS encoding glycosyltransferase family 2 protein has translation MSQPQLSVVVPVFNERDNVAALVGEIVTTLRGLMAFEIVYVDDHSRDDTLTVLQGLKTITPELRVLHHVTQSGQSTAVRSGVKAARASWITTLDGDGQNDPADIPTLLTARASADAQVKLFAGWRVNRQDSGSKRWASKWANAIRSRMLHDNTPDTGCGIKLFEREAFLDLPYFDHMHRYLPALMQRAGWRTVSVPVNHRHRTAGVSKYNNLNRALVGIRDLRGVAWLITRSKRTVVQER, from the coding sequence ATGAGCCAACCTCAGCTTTCCGTCGTCGTCCCGGTGTTCAATGAGCGCGACAACGTCGCTGCGCTGGTCGGCGAAATCGTTACCACATTGCGCGGATTGATGGCCTTTGAAATCGTCTATGTCGACGACCATTCGCGCGACGACACGCTAACGGTGCTGCAAGGCCTGAAAACCATCACGCCGGAACTGCGCGTACTGCATCACGTGACCCAGAGTGGGCAGAGTACGGCGGTGCGCAGCGGGGTCAAGGCCGCACGCGCAAGCTGGATCACCACGCTCGATGGCGACGGCCAGAACGATCCGGCAGATATCCCCACGCTGCTGACCGCGCGTGCCAGCGCCGATGCGCAGGTCAAGCTGTTCGCCGGCTGGCGGGTCAACCGCCAGGACTCCGGCTCCAAGCGCTGGGCCAGCAAGTGGGCCAACGCCATCCGCTCGCGCATGCTGCACGACAACACCCCCGACACCGGCTGCGGCATCAAGCTGTTCGAGCGCGAGGCGTTTTTGGACCTTCCCTACTTCGACCATATGCACCGCTACCTCCCCGCGCTGATGCAGCGCGCCGGTTGGCGCACCGTGAGCGTGCCGGTGAATCACCGCCACCGCACCGCCGGCGTGTCCAAATACAACAACCTCAATCGCGCCTTGGTCGGCATTCGCGACCTGCGCGGCGTGGCGTGGTTGATCACCCGCAGCAAGCGCACCGTCGTGCAGGAACGCTGA